Below is a window of Paenibacillus bovis DNA.
CCAGCCTAAGCGGCGGTGGAATATGATATAATCTCTGTAACAGCCTGCATGTCGCAGATCCCTTTTGGTGATAGAGCAGGATTGCCCGGCTGTGCCGGTACAAGATTATTGATAAAAAGCGAAGCAGACGCAGTGATTTGCGACGATTCGCCACGGAGGCACTTATGGCGCAACAAAAGCCGCAATACCATTACGAATATCAGAGCCATCATCTGGAGGAAACGGAGCAACTGGCAGCTTTTCTAGCGAAGCGTGCTATACCGGGCACGATGATCACGCTTGATGGCGATCTGGGAGCCGGCAAAACACATTTTTCCAAAGCATTTGCCCGTTATCTGGAAGTTCCGGGCATGGTGAACAGCCCTACCTTTACGATTATCAAAGAGTATCAGGGCCGTATGCCTTTTTACCATATGGATGTATACCGGATCACCGAAGCAGAAGCGGCTGACCTCGGGCTGGATGATTACTTTTTCGGTGAAGGAGCGACACTGGTCGAGTGGTCCAGCCGGATCGAGGATCTGCTGCCCGAAGAGCGGCTGGCTATCCAGATTACCGTAAATGAGGACAACAGTCGTACAATTGCCTGCACCGGTTATGGAGAACCCTACGCCGGTTGGTGCCAGGAGCTTATACAGAATGGAGTCAGTGACAATTGATGAATGAAATGAACAGACAACCGCGCAAGCGGTTTTTGGTTTTGGATACAGCTACAGCTGCCCAGGCTGTCGCGATTATGGAAGAAGAACAGGTACTGGCTGCACACAGCAGTAATGCCGATCGCAATCACTCGGTAGGCTTGATGAACAGTATCACTGAGCTGATGGCTCAGACTGGGACAGAGCGTCATCAACTGGATGGAATTGCAGTAGGGATTGGTCCCGGTTCGTATACGGGAATCCGGATTGCGGTTACGACGGCCAAGACACTGGCCTGGGCACTTCAGCTGCCTGTTGCTGGATTCTCCAGTCTGGCGGCGCTGGCACAGAGTGGTTATCACGCCAGGGAGGCGGCTGTCTCTACAGATGCACAGCAGACTGCCGAGCCTGTATCATCTCCAGCACTGCAGGATACTTTTGCGATGACAGCAACTGAACGGGATTGGATGATTCCGTTGATCGATGCACGCCGTGCACAGGTCTATACCGGTCTTTTTCAGATGAATGCAGAGCAGCTGCCGCAGCAGATACAGGATGACCGGATTATCCTGATGGAAGAATGGATGCAGCGGATCGGTGAATATTATGAATCCCTGCCGGACGATCAGCGTCCGCAGCGTATTCTGGTTGTTGGAGAGACCGCGGCTCATACCGAGCGTGCAGAGCAGCTGCGTGCGATTGTAGGTGAGCGCCTGCATATTCGTGCCTGCAATCTGGAAGCGCAGTATGCCGGACAGATCGGCGCTGCGTGTCTGCTGGCCGGACAAAATGACCCTGTGCATACCCTGTTACCCAATTACACGCAGCTGTCGGAGGCGGAAGCCAATCTGCTGCGTCATTCCTAGAGAGAGGAAGTGCAGCTGTGGAATCATTATTCAGCCCTCGTGAAGAGCAACCGGTTCTTCGCAGGATGACGATAGAAGATATTACGAAAATTATGGAGATTGAACATGAGGCGTTTACTCTTCCATGGACCGAGGAAGCATTCCGTAATGAGCTGACAATGAATCATTTTGCCCGGTATCTGGTGATTGAACTGGACGGCGTCATTGTCGGTTATGCAGGCATGTGGACCATTATGGATGAAGCCCATGTGACCAATATAGCGATCCGTGAAGCAAGCCGCGGCCGCAGACTGGGACAGACGCTGCTGCTTCAGCTGATGGAGTGGGCGGTAGAACTGGGAATGGTACGTATGACGCTGGAAGTTCGCGTCACCAATGAGCCTGCCCAGAATCTGTACCGCAAGCTCGGCTTTACGGATGCAGGTGTACGCAAAGGGTATTATTCGGACAATAATGAAGATGCACTGATTATGTGGTGCGAGCTTCCGCAGCAAGGGGAGCATGGAAACAAGGAAGGAAGCGTGGATTATTCATGATAGAGCAGGAGCACCCGCAGCAGGTGTGCAATATTCTGGCGGTCGAGACGAGCTGCGATGAGACCTCTGTCGCTATTGTACAGAACGGTAAAAAAGTATTGTCCAATCTGGTATCCAGCCAGATCGAGACCCATAAAGCATTCGGCGGCGTTGTGCCGGAAGTAGCTTCCCGCAAGCACGTAGAAAGTATCACGCTGATGATCGAAGAAGCGATCAACGAATCGGGATTATCGTTACAGGATATTTCCGCTGTAGCGGTTACCGAAGGGCCCGGACTTGTCGGAGCACTACTGGTAGGGATCATGGCTGCCAAAAGTCTCGCATTTGCACTCGACAAGCCGCTGATCGGTACACATCATATCGCGGGTCATATTTATGCCAATAATCTGGTAGCGGATATCCAGTATCCGTCACTGGCGCTGGTTGTATCCGGCGGACATACCGAGCTGGTACTGCTGGAGCGCGAAGGTCAGTTCAAGCTGATCGGCAGCACCCGTGACGATGCGGTAGGCGAAGCCTATGACAAAGTAGCACGTGCGCTGGGCTTTCCATACCCGGGTGGTCCTTATGTAGATAATCTGGCGATGGAAGCGGCCTCTGCGGTGGAGCTGCCGCGTGTCTGGCTGGAACCGGGTTCATACGACTTTAGCCTGAGCGGTCTGAAATCAGCGGTGCTAAATGTAGTAAATCAGAAGAAGATGCGCGGAGATGAGCCGATGACAGCCGAGATTGCCCGCGGCTTCCAGGAAGCGGTAGTAGAAGTACTCGTGGAAAAGGCAATTCGTGCAGTACGTGCATACGGTGTACGCCAGCTGCTGCTATGCGGCGGTGTAGCGGTCAACAAAGGACTGCGCAAAACACTTACCGAGCGGTGTGAACGCGAGCAGATTGAACTGCTGATTCCGCCTTTTGAATATTGTACCGATAATGCAGCCATGATCGGAGCGGCTGCTTATCTCAAATGGAAAAATGGAGAATTCTCCGGGCTGGATATCAAGGGCGACCCGTCCCTGTCTCTGGAAAAATGGTCGGTAGCAGATTCAACCACGATCGGCTAACGTAATAGATGCTCGCTGAATGACTAAATATTTGGGTTCTATTTACGGTATACATTTACGGTATACAATAACCATGATACAGATCTGATAGACCCAGCAGCAAATAAAAGGCTGTTCCCAAGAGTGACTCTACTCCCTGGAACAGCCTTTTTATAATGATATCCATTATTTCACATTTAATCATTCAGCATGATATCTATCAATCCAAAATAGTATCTGCTGATTAAAAATACTATTGAATCAGCGAAAACAAACGCCTCCAAATAATCAATTAAGGTAAATAATGGATTTTACACTATACAGCATGAGCTATCTTATCTGTCAAGATGTTAACAAGTTTATCCACATATCCCCTGCAAATTGTGTATAAGACTGGAATTTGGCTCTGCATTAACCTTTTTTCCAAATCCGAAACAGGGGATAGAATATAACTGTAATTATCATCGAATCTGTGGACAATGTGTATAACTCGGTGGATAAATATGGATAAAATACAGAAATGGCGATATACAAGCAAAATTCGGACAATTACATCTATATTTTTCCGTTGATAACTTCAGTGAATTGTGGATAAACCTGTTTACAAATTCAGACGCTCTTTCTTACAAAAAGTATAATAGATTTTACAAATTCGTGGACAGCTATTGACAGCAACCTATTCGGCTGCGAGCAGTTCCCATTCCTCATAAGCATCTTCCAGCGCCTGCTGATGACGGGCAATCTCTTCCTGGCGGGATTGTACAGCTTCGTAATCCTGATAGACTTCCGGCAGAGTCAGCTGCTCTTCCAGTTCGGAAATACGCTCTTCCCAGCCAGCGATATCGACTTCCAGCTGCTCCAGTCGGCGCTTGCGATTACGCTCTTCCCGTTTGGCCTGCTTGCCTTCCTCATAAGAGTTGGCAGGTGCAGATATACCGGAAGCAGTTGTTGCCGCAGCATTTTTGGCTTGTACTGCCGCAGCAGCTTCTTCAGCCAGTTCCTTGAGTTCCTGTTTTTTGGCTGTATAATCATCAAAGTTACCGAGATAAGTAGTCAGTCCATCGGGACGTAGCTCCAAAATGCGTTCCGCCATTTTATTGAGGAAATAACGGTCATGGGAAATAAACAGCAGTGTGCCTTCATAATCCATCAGCGCCGATTCCAGTACTTCCTTGCTCATCAGATCGAGATGGTTGGTCGGCTCATCGAGGATCAGTACATTGGCTTCCAGCAGCATCAGCTTGGTCAGGGAGACACGGGCTTTC
It encodes the following:
- the tsaD gene encoding tRNA (adenosine(37)-N6)-threonylcarbamoyltransferase complex transferase subunit TsaD, giving the protein MIEQEHPQQVCNILAVETSCDETSVAIVQNGKKVLSNLVSSQIETHKAFGGVVPEVASRKHVESITLMIEEAINESGLSLQDISAVAVTEGPGLVGALLVGIMAAKSLAFALDKPLIGTHHIAGHIYANNLVADIQYPSLALVVSGGHTELVLLEREGQFKLIGSTRDDAVGEAYDKVARALGFPYPGGPYVDNLAMEAASAVELPRVWLEPGSYDFSLSGLKSAVLNVVNQKKMRGDEPMTAEIARGFQEAVVEVLVEKAIRAVRAYGVRQLLLCGGVAVNKGLRKTLTERCEREQIELLIPPFEYCTDNAAMIGAAAYLKWKNGEFSGLDIKGDPSLSLEKWSVADSTTIG
- the tsaE gene encoding tRNA (adenosine(37)-N6)-threonylcarbamoyltransferase complex ATPase subunit type 1 TsaE codes for the protein MAQQKPQYHYEYQSHHLEETEQLAAFLAKRAIPGTMITLDGDLGAGKTHFSKAFARYLEVPGMVNSPTFTIIKEYQGRMPFYHMDVYRITEAEAADLGLDDYFFGEGATLVEWSSRIEDLLPEERLAIQITVNEDNSRTIACTGYGEPYAGWCQELIQNGVSDN
- the rimI gene encoding ribosomal protein S18-alanine N-acetyltransferase, which codes for MTIEDITKIMEIEHEAFTLPWTEEAFRNELTMNHFARYLVIELDGVIVGYAGMWTIMDEAHVTNIAIREASRGRRLGQTLLLQLMEWAVELGMVRMTLEVRVTNEPAQNLYRKLGFTDAGVRKGYYSDNNEDALIMWCELPQQGEHGNKEGSVDYS
- the tsaB gene encoding tRNA (adenosine(37)-N6)-threonylcarbamoyltransferase complex dimerization subunit type 1 TsaB translates to MNRQPRKRFLVLDTATAAQAVAIMEEEQVLAAHSSNADRNHSVGLMNSITELMAQTGTERHQLDGIAVGIGPGSYTGIRIAVTTAKTLAWALQLPVAGFSSLAALAQSGYHAREAAVSTDAQQTAEPVSSPALQDTFAMTATERDWMIPLIDARRAQVYTGLFQMNAEQLPQQIQDDRIILMEEWMQRIGEYYESLPDDQRPQRILVVGETAAHTERAEQLRAIVGERLHIRACNLEAQYAGQIGAACLLAGQNDPVHTLLPNYTQLSEAEANLLRHS